Proteins encoded together in one Pseudomonas sp. TCU-HL1 window:
- a CDS encoding lytic murein transglycosylase yields MFDAPAPGPMFRCLAVASALSLLSSCADTPAQKAASAPLPQVSQPAPKVPVAPAQAAPAVMPAISFSAWRDDFRREALASGIDAATFDRAFAGITPDPSVINADRSQPEFTRPVWEYLEGAISPYRVRKGQALLAEHTATLDAIEQRFSVDREPLVAIWGMESSFGQFMGDKSVIRSLATLAYEGRRPAFAHAQLLAALQILQHGDIQPGSMLGSWAGAMGQTQFIPTTYNSHAVDFDGDGRRDIWNSSADALASAAHYLQASGWRKGQPAALQVQLPQGFDYAHADGDIRKPVSQWQALGVQLGPQDNGLAGEPASLLLPAGHRGPAFLVLDNFRAILKYNNSSSYALAVSLLGERFDERGQLTGSWPRDERPLSRSERVELQESLAAAGYNPGAADGIIGANTRKAIRVYQQRLGWPADGYPTLELLRQLRGGR; encoded by the coding sequence ATGTTCGATGCCCCAGCCCCCGGCCCGATGTTCCGCTGCCTGGCCGTGGCCTCCGCCCTCTCCCTGCTCTCCTCCTGCGCTGACACCCCTGCGCAAAAAGCCGCTTCGGCGCCCCTGCCGCAGGTCAGCCAGCCCGCCCCGAAAGTCCCTGTAGCACCTGCTCAAGCTGCCCCAGCGGTAATGCCCGCCATCAGCTTCAGTGCCTGGCGTGACGACTTCCGCCGCGAAGCACTGGCCAGCGGGATCGACGCCGCCACCTTCGATCGCGCGTTCGCTGGAATCACACCCGACCCGAGCGTGATCAACGCAGACCGCAGCCAGCCCGAGTTCACCCGCCCCGTCTGGGAATACCTGGAAGGCGCCATTTCTCCTTACCGGGTACGCAAAGGCCAGGCCCTGCTGGCCGAGCACACCGCCACCCTGGATGCGATCGAACAGCGCTTCAGCGTGGACCGCGAGCCGCTGGTCGCGATCTGGGGAATGGAAAGCAGCTTCGGCCAGTTCATGGGCGACAAATCGGTCATCCGCTCCCTGGCCACCCTGGCCTACGAAGGCCGCCGACCGGCCTTTGCCCATGCCCAATTGCTGGCCGCCCTGCAGATTCTCCAGCACGGCGACATCCAGCCGGGCAGCATGCTTGGGTCCTGGGCCGGCGCCATGGGCCAGACCCAGTTCATACCCACGACCTATAACAGCCACGCCGTGGATTTCGATGGCGATGGCCGCCGTGATATCTGGAACTCCTCGGCTGACGCACTGGCCTCGGCCGCTCACTACCTGCAAGCCTCTGGCTGGCGCAAAGGGCAACCCGCGGCGCTCCAGGTGCAGCTGCCGCAAGGCTTCGACTACGCCCACGCCGATGGCGACATCCGCAAGCCGGTATCGCAATGGCAGGCCTTGGGCGTGCAGCTCGGGCCACAGGACAACGGACTTGCCGGCGAGCCCGCCTCGCTGCTGCTACCGGCTGGCCATCGTGGTCCGGCTTTCCTGGTCCTGGATAACTTCCGCGCCATCCTGAAATACAACAACTCCTCGTCCTACGCCCTGGCGGTCAGCCTGCTGGGCGAACGCTTCGACGAGCGCGGCCAGCTCACCGGCAGTTGGCCCCGTGACGAGCGTCCCCTGAGTCGCAGCGAGCGAGTCGAACTGCAGGAATCACTCGCCGCGGCCGGCTACAACCCGGGCGCGGCAGACGGCATCATCGGCGCCAATACCCGCAAGGCAATCCGTGTTTACCAGCAACGCCTGGGTTGGCCGGCGGATGGCTACCCCACCCTGGAGCTACTCAGACAGTTGCGCGGCGGACGCTGA
- the lipB gene encoding lipoyl(octanoyl) transferase LipB, which produces MSSAELIVRHLGLVDYLPTLEAMRRLTAERDESTPDEIWLLQHPRVFTQGQAGKAEHLLATGDIPVVQVERGGQVTYHGPGQLVAYLMLDLRRLGLGVRELVTAMEQSLVDVLADYGVEAAPKADAPGVYVDGDKIASLGLRVSRGCSLHGLALNLDMDLSPFWRINPCGYTGLKMVQLKDLIETPPQLDEVAQRLEQALRRRLGYTQ; this is translated from the coding sequence GTGTCATCTGCCGAACTCATCGTGCGGCATCTGGGGCTGGTGGACTACCTGCCGACCCTGGAGGCGATGCGCCGCCTGACTGCCGAGCGCGACGAAAGCACGCCCGACGAAATCTGGCTGCTGCAGCATCCCCGGGTGTTCACCCAGGGCCAGGCTGGCAAGGCCGAGCATCTGCTGGCGACGGGAGACATCCCGGTGGTCCAGGTCGAGCGCGGCGGCCAGGTCACCTACCACGGCCCCGGCCAGCTGGTGGCCTATCTGATGCTGGACCTGCGTCGCCTGGGGCTTGGCGTGCGCGAGCTGGTGACGGCCATGGAGCAGAGCCTGGTCGATGTGCTGGCCGACTATGGTGTCGAGGCGGCGCCCAAGGCGGATGCGCCCGGCGTCTATGTCGACGGCGACAAGATCGCCTCGCTGGGGCTGCGGGTCAGCCGTGGCTGCTCCCTGCACGGCCTCGCGCTCAACTTGGACATGGATCTGTCGCCCTTCTGGCGGATCAACCCCTGCGGCTATACCGGGCTGAAGATGGTGCAGCTCAAGGACCTTATCGAGACGCCGCCGCAGCTCGATGAAGTGGCGCAGCGCCTGGAGCAGGCCCTGCGTCGGCGGCTGGGCTACACGCAGTAG
- the lipA gene encoding lipoyl synthase — protein MSDTDSSKPVASGEKFRTAQGIIAIKDGQKHRASAEPQVFEPKPKWLRVKAPGGSRFEAVKRNVGEHRLSTVCQESHCPNMGECWSNGTATIMLMGSVCTRACRFCAVDTGNPNGWLDLEEPQNTAKSVELMALRYIVLTSVDRDDLDDGGASHYAACVRAIKERTPQVVVEALTPDFNGDTEAIARVVDSGLEVFAQNVETVKRLTHVVRDPRAGYEKTLRVLEHAKRHRPNVLTKTSLMLGLGETDEEVIETMDDLRAIGVDILTLGQYLQPTRNHLPVKRWVSPEEFNHFREIGLQKGFMEVAAGPLVRSSYRADKVFEKNNLGLAAPVPVPGQPQDPSLIPTLNLG, from the coding sequence ATGTCCGATACAGACTCGTCCAAACCCGTCGCCAGCGGCGAAAAGTTCCGTACTGCTCAGGGCATCATCGCGATCAAGGATGGCCAGAAGCACCGTGCCTCGGCCGAACCGCAGGTGTTCGAGCCCAAGCCCAAGTGGCTGCGGGTCAAGGCACCAGGCGGCAGCCGCTTCGAGGCGGTCAAGCGCAATGTCGGCGAACATCGCCTGAGCACCGTGTGCCAGGAATCGCACTGCCCGAACATGGGTGAGTGCTGGTCCAACGGAACCGCCACCATCATGCTGATGGGTTCGGTGTGTACCCGTGCCTGCCGCTTCTGCGCCGTGGACACTGGCAATCCCAACGGCTGGCTGGATCTGGAAGAGCCGCAGAACACCGCCAAGTCGGTCGAGCTGATGGCGCTGCGCTATATCGTGCTGACCTCGGTGGATCGCGACGACCTGGACGATGGCGGCGCCAGCCACTACGCCGCCTGCGTGCGTGCCATCAAGGAGCGCACGCCGCAGGTGGTTGTGGAAGCGCTGACCCCGGACTTCAACGGCGACACTGAGGCCATCGCACGGGTCGTGGACTCCGGCCTGGAGGTGTTCGCGCAGAACGTCGAGACGGTCAAGCGCCTGACCCATGTGGTGCGCGACCCACGCGCCGGCTACGAGAAAACCCTGCGCGTGCTGGAGCATGCCAAGCGCCACCGCCCGAACGTGTTGACCAAGACCAGCCTAATGCTGGGCCTGGGCGAGACTGACGAGGAAGTCATCGAGACCATGGACGACCTGCGCGCCATTGGTGTGGACATCCTGACCCTCGGCCAGTACCTGCAGCCCACCCGCAATCACCTGCCGGTCAAGCGCTGGGTCAGCCCAGAGGAATTCAACCACTTCCGCGAAATCGGCCTGCAGAAGGGCTTCATGGAAGTCGCGGCTGGCCCGCTGGTGCGCTCCAGCTACAGGGCCGACAAGGTGTTCGAAAAGAATAACCTGGGCTTGGCGGCACCGGTGCCGGTACCGGGCCAACCCCAGGACCCGAGCCTCATTCCGACGCTCAACCTGGGTTGA
- the arfA gene encoding alternative ribosome rescue factor ArfA: MAKKRKQGAPNRAKSLAAQPLFRCRQEKPLKGKGSYRREASHDWEASSLMAA, encoded by the coding sequence ATGGCCAAGAAACGCAAGCAAGGCGCGCCAAACCGCGCGAAATCCCTGGCAGCCCAACCGCTCTTCCGCTGCCGCCAGGAAAAACCGCTGAAAGGCAAAGGCAGCTACCGCCGCGAAGCCTCCCACGATTGGGAGGCTTCGTCGCTTATGGCAGCCTGA